AAGCTTTATCCCCAAAAGGGAACAGGAAACGCAAGACATGGAGACAGAGGAGCAAACATCTTTGTAGGAGGTGGTGTAGCACACGGTCCTAAACCAAGGGATTACTACTACCCTCTGCCTAAGAAAGTAAGGAAGTTGGCGCTAAAGATGGCTCTTTCCGCAAAGGCTAAGGAAAATGCAATAGTATTGGTGGATAGCATAAATATTGGAGAGGTTCCAAAAACAAAAAAGGCCGTGGAATTCTTAAAAGCCAATGGCTTGGAAGAGAAAAAGGTTTTGGTTGTAATTGCTGAAAGAGATCAAGTAGTGGAAAAATCTTTCAGAAATTTACAGAACGCAAAGGTCCTTCCTGTGGAAGGACTTAATGTTTATGACACTCTTTGGGCGGACTATTTGATAATAACCAAACCAGCCCTTGACAAAATTTACGAGAGGTTGGGTTCATGAAAAGGCCAGAGGACATAATCATAAGACCAATAATTACAGAAAAAAGCAACAGACTTATGGAAGATTACAAAAAATACACCTTTGAAGTGGCAATGGATGCCACAAAACATGAAATTAAGTATGCTGTAGAAAAGCTCTTTGGCGTCAAGGTTCTTAAGGTAAACACCATGATAGTAAAACCAAAGAAGAAGAGGGTTTTTGGTAAATTCAGAAAGTATGGATATACAAAAGCTTACAAGAAGGCCATAGTTACTATAGACCCATCTCAAGAAATTGATCTTGCTAATGTGAGGTAAAAACATGGGTGTGAAAAAGTTAAAACCG
Above is a genomic segment from Thermocrinis jamiesonii containing:
- the rplD gene encoding 50S ribosomal protein L4: MSELREDIFGLEVKKHILWEVVKWQLAKRRQGTHSTKTRGEVAYSGRKLYPQKGTGNARHGDRGANIFVGGGVAHGPKPRDYYYPLPKKVRKLALKMALSAKAKENAIVLVDSINIGEVPKTKKAVEFLKANGLEEKKVLVVIAERDQVVEKSFRNLQNAKVLPVEGLNVYDTLWADYLIITKPALDKIYERLGS
- the rplW gene encoding 50S ribosomal protein L23 translates to MKRPEDIIIRPIITEKSNRLMEDYKKYTFEVAMDATKHEIKYAVEKLFGVKVLKVNTMIVKPKKKRVFGKFRKYGYTKAYKKAIVTIDPSQEIDLANVR